Proteins from a single region of Corylus avellana chromosome ca11, CavTom2PMs-1.0:
- the LOC132165786 gene encoding probable caffeoyl-CoA O-methyltransferase At4g26220 has translation MEQNVKFLPTRSKSLLQSDDLHQYILETSVYPREPELLKELRHITAGLPRARMATAPDAAQLIAMLLELVNAKKTIEVGVFTGYSLLLTALTIPEDGKITAIDINRETFEIGLPIIKKAGVADKINFIESEALPVLDQLLQNHENEGSFDFAFVDADKVNYWSYHERLMKLLKVGGIVVYDNTLWSGTVAMPDELVPEFWKPGRQFIIEFNKLLAADPRVQISHASIGDGITICKRLY, from the exons ATGGAGCAAAATGTGAAATTCTTACCTACTCGTTCTAAGAGTTTACTGCAGAGTGATGATTTGCACCAG TATATCCTGGAGACTAGTGTGTACCCACGTGAACCAGAACTTCTGAAGGAGCTAAGGCATATCACTGCTGGCCTCCCACG TGCTAGGATGGCTACCGCACCAGATGCAGCCCAGTTGATTGCCATGCTGTTGGAGCTAGTAAATGCAAAAAAGACTATTGAAGTTGGAGTTTTCACAGGATACTCTCTTCTCCTCACTGCTCTTACAATCCCAGAGGATGGCAAG ATTACAGCCATAGATATAAATCGGGAGACGTTTGAGATTGGGTTGCCGATCATTAAGAAAGCTGGTGTTGcagataaaattaattttattgagtcTGAGGCTTTACCAGTCCTTGATCAGCTTTTACAAAAT CATGAAAACGAAGGGAGCTTTGACTTTGCGTTTGTCGATGCCGACAAGGTTAATTATTGGAGCTACCATGAGCGGTTGATGAAACTGTTAAAGGTGGGTGGGATTGTTGTCTATGATAACACACTCTGGTCAGGAACAGTTGCAATGCCTGATGAGTTGGTTCCAGAGTTCTGGAAACCGGGCAGGCAGTTCATAATTGAGTTCAACAAATTACTGGCAGCTGATCCCCGCGTCCAAATTTCACATGCTTCAATAGGTGATGGTATCACCATCTGCAAGCGTCTCTACTGA
- the LOC132165756 gene encoding probable caffeoyl-CoA O-methyltransferase At4g26220, whose product MENTKVLPQFLANPVVLQSQELHEYILATSVYPREPEPLKELREATAANNPRAFFGTSPDAGQLMGMLLKLVNAKKTIEVGVFTGYSLLLTALTIPDDGKITAIDVDRKTYETTGLPIIKKAGVEDKINFIESQALPVLDQLLEDAKNEGSFDFGFVDADKGNYWNYHERMMKLIKVGGMVVYDNTLWGGYVALPEEAVPESKRAWRKSTMEFNNSISADPRVEISHASIGDGMLICRRIC is encoded by the exons ATGGAAAACACCAAAGTACTGCCACAATTTTTGGCAAACCCAGTTGTGTTGCAAAGTCAGGAGCTACATGAG TATATACTGGCCACTAGTGTGTACCCACGAGAACCAGAGCCTCTAAAGGAACTAAGGGAAGCTACTGCTGCAAACAATCCGCG AGCATTCTTTGGTACATCGCCAGATGCAGGTCAGCTAATGGGCATGCTGTTGAAGTTAGTGAATGCAAAGAAGACAATTGAGGTTGGGGTGTTTACAGGATATTCTCTTCTCCTCACAGCTCTTACAATTCCTGATGACGGCAAG ATCACAGCCATAGATGTCGATCGGAAAACGTATGAGACGACCGGCTTGCCAATTATAAAGAAAGCTGGCGTTGAGGACAAAATCAACTTCATCGAGTCACAAGCTTTACCAGTTCTTGATCAACTTTTGGAAGAC GCAAAGAATGAAGGGAGTTTTGACTTTGGTTTTGTTGATGCGGATAAGGGTAATTACTGGAATTACCATGAGAGGATGATGAAGTTGATTAAGGTTGGAGGGATGGTCGTCTACGACAACACACTGTGGGGAGGATATGTTGCGTTGCCTGAAGAGGCTGTTCCTGAATCGAAAAGGGCCTGGAGGAAGTCTACCATGGAGTTTAATAATTCCATCTCTGCTGACCCTCGTGTTGAAATATCTCATGCTTCAATAGGCGACGGTATGCTCATCTGCAGGCGAATTTGCTGA